One Kitasatospora sp. MAP12-44 DNA segment encodes these proteins:
- a CDS encoding Scr1 family TA system antitoxin-like transcriptional regulator has translation MSAQPDYRSIRLGAELRTWRTEHDRTLTEATEGLRGWNAGRLSKVERGLMPVNANDLTAFLDHNGVAGQDREDLLDLVREGPSRQWWLDHDFADTISPAFAEYLAMEADASHMVEYFPSAFPGLLQTPDYAREMIEAGIGSLSEEQLEAAAEVRVLRQRRLTEPPVLEVEGYFGEVALLIAADQKVLADQIRHAIKVAQYPNVTLSMVPLSAGRPGILNSGVTLLGFADEPGEENGFVFVEAVGGMLPRRSGRDVRRTRRTFDRLRRHALSPDDTLTVLADKLEEIT, from the coding sequence ATGAGCGCGCAGCCGGACTACCGGTCGATTCGCCTCGGCGCGGAGCTACGCACTTGGCGCACCGAGCACGACAGGACGCTCACTGAGGCGACTGAGGGACTGCGCGGCTGGAACGCGGGCCGACTGAGCAAGGTCGAGCGGGGCCTCATGCCCGTCAACGCGAACGACCTGACCGCGTTCCTCGACCACAACGGTGTCGCCGGCCAAGACAGGGAGGACCTGCTCGATCTGGTCCGCGAGGGGCCATCACGCCAGTGGTGGCTGGACCACGACTTCGCGGACACGATCAGCCCGGCGTTCGCCGAGTACTTGGCGATGGAAGCCGATGCCTCCCACATGGTGGAGTACTTCCCCTCGGCGTTCCCGGGCTTGCTTCAAACCCCCGACTACGCCCGGGAGATGATCGAAGCGGGCATCGGCAGCCTCAGCGAGGAGCAGTTGGAGGCCGCCGCCGAAGTGCGCGTACTCCGCCAACGGCGGCTTACCGAGCCCCCCGTCCTTGAGGTCGAGGGCTACTTCGGCGAGGTCGCCCTCCTGATCGCCGCGGACCAGAAGGTCCTGGCCGATCAGATCCGCCATGCCATCAAGGTGGCCCAGTACCCCAACGTCACACTGTCGATGGTTCCGCTCAGCGCCGGGCGGCCAGGAATCCTGAACTCCGGGGTCACGCTGCTGGGCTTCGCCGACGAGCCCGGCGAAGAGAATGGGTTCGTGTTCGTGGAGGCCGTCGGCGGTATGCTCCCGCGTAGGTCGGGGCGCGACGTGCGGCGGACCAGGCGGACGTTTGACCGCCTGCGGCGCCACGCATTGTCCCCGGACGACACTCTCACCGTCCTTGCAGACAAGTTGGAAGAGATCACGTGA
- a CDS encoding proline hydroxylase, producing MPRTMLDPMFQYVTAAEFTEQHLAALLAGTCAAVRIPSFLDPAACQRMVDVLDQLPVHEYDRSRVAEPILRFGPALNDFRIYSGRLDGHRYWPEADRARAAWAMARPRHDPIALALGRLGTAWGSAVTPATIGGRPVFGGTVRELNRGALTHYDEVVRELPGLFDQHVVGQLAFNAWVIGPDSGGETRISRRRWQPADDEHRFSYGYSDVVTADSQQVELVPKTGEALLFNPANYHSVKEAVGRRVALAFFLGLTTRGELVAWS from the coding sequence ATGCCCAGAACCATGCTCGATCCGATGTTCCAGTACGTCACCGCGGCGGAGTTCACCGAGCAGCACCTCGCGGCGCTGCTGGCAGGCACCTGCGCGGCGGTCAGGATCCCCAGCTTCCTCGATCCAGCCGCATGCCAGCGCATGGTGGACGTACTGGACCAGCTGCCCGTCCACGAGTACGACCGCTCACGAGTCGCCGAGCCGATCCTGCGCTTCGGTCCGGCACTCAACGACTTTCGCATCTACTCGGGCCGGCTGGACGGCCATCGGTACTGGCCAGAGGCTGATCGGGCCCGCGCGGCCTGGGCCATGGCCCGTCCGCGCCACGACCCGATCGCCCTCGCGCTGGGCCGCCTCGGCACTGCATGGGGGTCGGCGGTCACACCGGCCACCATTGGCGGGCGGCCCGTGTTCGGTGGAACCGTCCGCGAGCTCAACCGCGGTGCGCTCACCCACTACGACGAGGTGGTGCGAGAGCTGCCGGGGCTCTTCGATCAGCACGTGGTAGGTCAACTCGCCTTCAACGCCTGGGTCATCGGCCCCGACAGCGGTGGCGAGACTCGCATATCCCGTCGCCGCTGGCAGCCTGCTGACGACGAGCACCGGTTCTCCTACGGCTACAGCGACGTTGTCACGGCGGACAGCCAGCAGGTCGAGCTGGTCCCCAAGACCGGCGAGGCATTGCTGTTCAACCCGGCCAACTACCACAGCGTGAAGGAGGCCGTCGGCCGCCGGGTCGCCCTGGCCTTCTTCCTCGGACTGACGACCAGGGGCGAACTCGTCGCCTGGTCCTGA
- a CDS encoding ATP-grasp domain-containing protein, whose product MHLAVVDCNPAALQAIRLAKEAGHRVTFLQPALTLYTLTGENLRIVQSVDRLIDQVATTDPQAVLAALTACHAEEPIDAAVTYQEMAAESVAEACRALGLRGTAAEAVFTARRKDLCRAALERAGLASARYALAADAEEALAAAERIGYPVVLKPPSGSASLLSHVAHDATQAATAIADVLAGVAALPGHWQGQFSRGVLVEELLVGRLVSVEIGARDGEFFPFCVSGRFRWHANEVVELGSCIPADLSPADTEACVAYAQEVCRAIGADLGVFHLEVMVTERGPVLVEFNPRVMGGGLPSAYRHATGQDIYTSLLQLLSGAPVDVPQGFADCTAVFAVIAQDGGRLSPTADLAALTGHPDVLEVIGFDAYRTGPGQPIAPAQAVARFILRAPDRPTAAHRAEELLHHLEHSLGLPLMTGDLTRD is encoded by the coding sequence GTGCACCTCGCGGTCGTCGACTGCAACCCTGCCGCGCTGCAGGCGATCCGGCTCGCCAAGGAGGCCGGGCACCGGGTCACCTTCCTGCAGCCCGCGCTCACCCTGTACACCCTCACCGGCGAGAACCTGCGGATCGTGCAGTCCGTCGACCGGCTGATCGACCAGGTCGCCACCACGGATCCGCAGGCGGTGCTCGCGGCGCTCACCGCCTGCCACGCCGAGGAGCCGATCGACGCGGCCGTGACGTACCAGGAGATGGCGGCCGAGTCGGTGGCCGAGGCCTGCCGGGCGCTGGGGCTGCGCGGGACGGCGGCCGAAGCGGTGTTCACCGCGCGACGCAAGGACCTCTGCCGGGCGGCGCTGGAGCGGGCCGGGCTGGCCTCGGCCCGCTACGCCCTCGCGGCCGACGCGGAGGAGGCGCTGGCCGCCGCCGAGCGCATCGGCTACCCGGTGGTGCTCAAGCCGCCGTCCGGCAGCGCCAGTCTGCTCTCCCACGTGGCACACGACGCGACGCAGGCCGCGACCGCCATCGCGGACGTACTGGCCGGGGTGGCGGCCCTACCCGGCCACTGGCAGGGCCAGTTCAGCCGGGGTGTGCTCGTTGAGGAACTGCTGGTCGGCCGGCTGGTGTCGGTCGAAATCGGCGCGCGGGACGGGGAGTTCTTCCCGTTCTGCGTCTCCGGCCGGTTCCGCTGGCACGCCAACGAGGTGGTCGAACTGGGTTCCTGCATCCCGGCCGACCTCTCCCCCGCGGACACCGAAGCCTGCGTGGCGTACGCGCAGGAGGTCTGCCGGGCGATCGGCGCCGACCTCGGGGTGTTCCACCTGGAGGTCATGGTCACCGAACGGGGGCCGGTCCTGGTGGAGTTCAACCCGCGCGTGATGGGCGGCGGCCTACCGAGCGCCTACCGCCATGCCACCGGCCAGGACATCTACACCTCGCTGCTGCAACTGCTCAGCGGCGCACCGGTGGACGTGCCGCAGGGCTTCGCCGACTGCACCGCCGTCTTCGCCGTCATCGCCCAGGACGGCGGCCGCCTCTCCCCCACCGCCGACCTGGCCGCCCTGACCGGACACCCCGACGTCCTGGAGGTCATCGGCTTCGACGCCTACCGCACAGGCCCCGGCCAACCGATCGCCCCCGCCCAGGCAGTGGCCCGCTTCATCCTGCGCGCCCCCGACCGCCCCACAGCAGCCCACCGCGCCGAGGAACTCCTCCACCACCTGGAACACTCCCTCGGCCTCCCACTGATGACCGGCGACCTGACCCGCGACTGA
- a CDS encoding threonine/serine dehydratase: MHNLSFDDVKAAAERIAGVTRPVPVIPVDPGSFGTAEVYLALDFTQRTGSFKDRGAANFVAAHIENGTMPDAGVVIASGGNAGLACAWAAGRHQVKATVFVPETAPQVKVKKLLALGADVRQVGNEYAHAAAAAVEFSCAEGALASHAYDDPHIVAGAGTLLDEITRQVPGLDTVLVAVGGGGLFAGTAISAEHHGVKVVAVEPENCRALNAALQAGEVVDVDVDSVAADSLGARRTSETALHWARRTDATSLLVPDTAIIAARHTLWDHRRLAVEHGGATALAALLDGAYMPESGSRIAIVLCGANSSLSDLG; encoded by the coding sequence GTGCACAACCTCAGCTTTGACGACGTCAAGGCCGCCGCCGAGCGGATCGCCGGTGTCACCCGGCCCGTGCCGGTCATCCCCGTCGACCCGGGTAGCTTCGGCACCGCCGAGGTCTACCTGGCCCTCGACTTCACCCAGCGCACCGGCAGTTTCAAGGACCGCGGTGCCGCGAACTTCGTCGCCGCCCACATCGAGAACGGCACCATGCCGGACGCCGGGGTCGTCATCGCCTCCGGTGGCAACGCGGGCCTGGCTTGCGCCTGGGCAGCCGGACGCCACCAGGTCAAGGCGACCGTCTTCGTGCCCGAGACCGCACCACAGGTCAAGGTCAAGAAGCTGCTCGCACTGGGCGCTGACGTCCGCCAGGTCGGCAATGAATACGCCCACGCTGCCGCTGCAGCAGTGGAGTTCAGCTGTGCCGAAGGCGCACTGGCATCCCATGCCTACGATGACCCGCACATCGTGGCGGGCGCCGGAACCCTGCTGGACGAGATCACCCGCCAGGTCCCTGGTCTGGATACCGTGCTGGTCGCCGTGGGCGGAGGCGGGCTGTTCGCCGGAACGGCCATCTCCGCCGAGCACCACGGCGTGAAGGTCGTCGCCGTCGAGCCGGAGAACTGCCGAGCCCTCAACGCCGCGCTCCAAGCGGGTGAAGTCGTGGATGTGGATGTGGACTCCGTGGCGGCCGACTCCTTGGGGGCACGCCGCACCTCGGAAACCGCCCTGCACTGGGCCCGGCGCACCGACGCGACCTCGCTACTGGTCCCCGACACGGCGATCATCGCCGCCCGACACACCCTGTGGGACCACCGTCGCCTCGCCGTCGAGCACGGCGGCGCGACCGCCCTCGCAGCCCTCCTCGACGGCGCCTACATGCCCGAATCCGGCAGCCGGATCGCCATCGTATTGTGCGGCGCGAACAGCAGCCTGTCTGACCTGGGCTGA
- a CDS encoding TetR/AcrR family transcriptional regulator C-terminal domain-containing protein, translating to MAKQSVTSDRLTATAIAEAAIRLLDHGGPDALSFRAVGDALGVSQTTIHRRCGESTAGLLDLCMDHLATQLPTADPGTPWPEGARRAFTALYEVLIAHPSLVALRGNRPWMGEVLLERLTEPLLQSAVTAGMTPTAAVEAYRRLYLFTLGCAAFVDHSDHAQTQQRTRVGIAVLPPARFPFLTGNTEDVLRAVVDHNVFHAGLQQMIDIAAIDLYPLR from the coding sequence ATGGCGAAGCAATCCGTTACCTCAGATCGACTCACCGCAACCGCGATCGCCGAGGCGGCGATCCGGCTCCTTGACCACGGCGGCCCCGATGCCTTGTCGTTCCGCGCGGTCGGTGACGCGCTCGGCGTCTCCCAGACCACCATTCACCGGCGCTGCGGGGAGAGCACCGCCGGGCTCCTCGACCTCTGCATGGATCACCTGGCCACCCAGCTGCCCACAGCAGATCCGGGCACGCCATGGCCCGAGGGTGCGCGCCGGGCCTTCACCGCGCTGTACGAGGTGCTGATCGCACACCCGAGCCTGGTCGCACTTCGCGGCAACCGCCCCTGGATGGGCGAGGTTCTTCTTGAGCGCCTCACCGAACCGCTGCTCCAGTCGGCAGTCACCGCCGGGATGACGCCGACCGCCGCGGTAGAGGCGTACCGGCGCCTCTACCTCTTCACGCTGGGCTGCGCCGCCTTCGTCGACCACTCCGATCACGCGCAGACCCAGCAGCGAACCCGCGTCGGCATCGCCGTCCTGCCGCCCGCACGCTTCCCGTTCCTCACGGGCAACACCGAGGACGTCCTGAGGGCTGTGGTCGACCACAACGTCTTTCATGCAGGACTTCAGCAGATGATCGACATCGCGGCCATCGACCTGTACCCGCTCCGCTAG